One Candidatus Woesearchaeota archaeon DNA window includes the following coding sequences:
- a CDS encoding serine hydroxymethyltransferase: MLLRSADSLVFDSIQKELARQQNGLEMIPSENIVSIPVLEALGSVFTNKYSEGYPKKRYYGGNEFVDEIELLAIERAKRLFGAEHVNVQPLSGSPANQAAYNAMMETGDKLMGLKLDHGGHLTHGHKVNFSGRLYNVVPYEVSKDTEMLDYDVIGQQAVKEKPKLIVAGFTAYPRRIDFKRFREIADSSGAYLMVDMSHFAGLVAGKAHPNPVPFADIVTTTTHKTLRGPRGAMILCREEFAKAVDKAVFPGLQGGPHDHVTAAKAVAFGEALKPEFRDYAEQIVSNAQALAGSLVKRGIRLVSGGTDTHLLLANLTNKGIPGKVAESALDKAGIYVNKNTIPFDPRTPFDPSGIRLGTPTLTSRGMKQKQMELVAGLICDALDGHNDEASLLKIREDVLLLCNEFPIYRGLVL; this comes from the coding sequence ATGTTATTGAGATCTGCTGATTCACTTGTTTTTGATTCGATTCAGAAGGAGCTTGCCAGGCAGCAGAATGGTCTGGAGATGATCCCTTCTGAGAACATTGTTTCTATCCCTGTCCTTGAGGCTCTCGGTTCTGTTTTTACGAATAAGTATTCTGAGGGTTATCCCAAGAAGCGCTATTATGGTGGCAATGAGTTTGTCGATGAGATTGAGCTGTTGGCCATTGAGCGTGCGAAGAGGCTTTTCGGTGCAGAGCATGTCAATGTCCAGCCTTTGAGCGGTTCTCCTGCCAATCAGGCAGCATACAATGCCATGATGGAGACAGGTGACAAGCTGATGGGTTTGAAGCTGGATCATGGCGGCCATCTGACTCACGGCCATAAGGTCAATTTCTCTGGCAGGCTCTATAATGTTGTCCCTTATGAAGTTTCTAAGGATACTGAAATGCTTGATTATGATGTTATTGGGCAGCAGGCTGTCAAGGAGAAGCCTAAGTTGATTGTGGCAGGCTTCACAGCATATCCGAGGAGGATAGATTTCAAGAGATTCAGGGAGATAGCTGATAGCTCTGGCGCTTATCTGATGGTCGACATGTCTCATTTTGCTGGTCTTGTCGCCGGTAAGGCTCATCCGAATCCTGTCCCTTTTGCTGATATTGTCACCACCACCACCCATAAGACCTTGAGGGGTCCCAGGGGTGCTATGATCCTGTGCAGGGAAGAGTTTGCTAAGGCTGTTGATAAGGCTGTCTTCCCTGGTCTGCAGGGTGGTCCTCATGATCATGTCACTGCTGCTAAAGCTGTCGCTTTCGGCGAGGCATTGAAGCCTGAGTTCAGGGATTATGCTGAGCAGATTGTCTCTAATGCACAGGCTCTTGCTGGTTCCTTGGTCAAGAGAGGTATCAGGCTTGTGTCTGGCGGTACAGACACCCATCTTTTGCTTGCTAATTTAACTAATAAGGGCATTCCTGGCAAGGTTGCTGAGTCAGCCCTTGATAAGGCAGGTATCTATGTGAATAAGAACACTATCCCTTTTGATCCAAGGACTCCTTTTGATCCTTCTGGCATCCGTCTCGGCACACCGACCCTGACTTCAAGAGGCATGAAGCAGAAGCAGATGGAGCTTGTGGCAGGTCTGATCTGTGATGCTCTTGATGGCCACAATGATGAGGCGTCTCTGCTGAAGATAAGGGAGGATGTTTTGCTTCTCTGCAATGAGTTCCCGATATACAGGGGGTTGGTCTTATGA